ATAAAATCGATCAATCTATATCATAAGAGTAACGTTTCCTATCATTATAAAATCCttgatttttatgaatattcacGTAGCTTTCAAAACGTGAACGCcgaaatattagatatataataataaatgataagtaaaattaaaatataaaaatgaaagtataaaaattaattttgttatatgcATAGGGTAAACGTGGGTTGTGGTCCTGCCGAGGAACGCGTACTCTTAACCGGCCTTCATGCGGTCGCCGATATTTACTGCGAGTGCTGCAAGACGACTCTCGGCTGGAAATATGTGAGttagaaagaaacgaataacaaaaaaaaaaaaaaaaaaaagaaaagaaaaagaaaaaagaaagaaagaaagaaagagctcTCCCActgagatctctctctctctccctacctccctccctctctctctctctctttctctatctttctctttctctgtctcgtCAGATGGAAAAACATTAGTACCATatagtacataaatatatatatatatatatatatatatatatatatatataaatgtaagaaaatcatataataatattttcattgtaattttcTCAGGAGCATGCCTTTGAGTCAAGTCAAAAGTACAAGGAGGGCAAGTTCATAATCGAGCTCGCCCACATGATCAAGGAGAATGGATGGGAATGAAACCTTCTTAGGGGaaatttcgattaatattcCCCCTGATCTTGAATCGCTTGCGTCGAACTTCGTTcattgatgataatgatgatgatgctgatgatgatgatgatgatgatgatgatgatgatgatgatgatgcctCTCCTATtgcgaagacgaagacgacgattaCGACTACGATGACGACAAATAGGAATAACGTCTTCGTTCTAATATCGTAAAGTGCGCGGCTCATCTTCAACCACTCCCTCTCATTCCCCTCATTCCCATCCCCACTCACTCGCTCACCTACCCCTTGTGTCCACTATCCTTACTCCTCGCCCTCATTCCACTATCTTCTCACTACTTTCTCAAGTTCAAGCTGTGAACCAAATCCCCCAATCCACAACCCTCCTAATCCAATCCAATCCCAAGCCAACCTCCAAAACAACCCTCTCTTCTTCACTCTCTGTCGAACCACCAACGAAAGTCTGTGATTTCATTTGTGATTTCTAATCTTAGTAACGTTTATGTTTCGGACAATTCGACGGCTTCGAATACAAGaacgaggacgaggaggacAAGAACTAGAACGAGAATTAGAACGAGAACGACAAGAACGCAACCgatttttgcttcttttcgaTCGACTCGAAAGACGAGCGATGACATCGGTGAATGATCCGCATTATGCGTATGCGGTTCCTATCCgccgataatatattaattgtgtaaagaaattttatttttcgaaaggaCCGCGCGCACGCGCTCACTCTCTGACGCGGCCgcgcaatatatatatatatacacacacgcatatatatatatatataaatatatatatatatatatatatagattattaaataagacGACGATATGACATCGCGCGATTATGGTGAatatgatgacgacgatggtGCCATGGtggaaacaataacaactacagcaacaacaacaacaataataataataataataataataataataataataatattaatattaataataataacaataataataaagggaCCGGATAGCTCTGTTCGACCTCAGGGGTGCCCCTCCCTCCCCTCATATTTTCACTCACATCATTATTCTGTCGTTCGATcagacgacaacgatgacaacgacgacgacgacaaaaacaacaacaacaacaacaacaacttaCAACAAGCAAAAAGCAAACAAGCAAGCGTCGTGTccgtatagatataatatgttAAGAAATAaacgcgtgtgtgtgtgtggggcACCCCAAGGAGAATATCAGTTCTTAGAAATCCGTTATTCGCACTCGAAGTCAATCCTTTTAAGTGcaacggagaaaaaaaaaaggaaaaaaaaaataaacaagaacggtaaacgaaaaaaatgagcaagaacaaaaagaaaagaaatgaaaaggaaggaaaagaagagaaaaagtaagaaagtaaaagtaaaaggaaggaaaagtaaagtaaTGACAAGTAAAGAAaacacaacaacaacaacaacaacaacaacaacaacaaccacaACAACTAACACACACGTCGCTGAACTGACCGCCTGCCTGCCGCGTCTATCATTGGAATTTCACTGCCGATATTCCTAACTATTaattaagaagaattattGCGTTGTGCATAGACgacgcgagaaagaaagaaagaaaaaaaaaaaaaatatggtaGTCTCTTAGTGTAGTTTACGTTTAATAGTATATTAactgaagaagaaaacaaaaagaaaagaaaaaaaaaaaaaaaagaataaaaaaagccTATATTACAACATTATAGGACACCTCTCGTGGATGATAGAATATAAGTAATTAAGTAAAAGTAATGAAGAAGGGgtaagtgagaaagaaatcgcatggaagaaagatagagagagagagagagagagagagagagggagagagagagagagagagagagagagagagagagagagtgagagagatatatatagagagaagaaaaaggtctGGTTATGTGTTGCGTGTACATGTTTGATTTTTATGTTCACCATGCCTGCCAAACTGTCTATTTGTCTACCAGTAGTTACTACTGTTACTAGAAATATTAtagcgtgtgtatatatatatatatatatatatatgtatgtatatatatataacatgttcacgtttatgttaattttattttctttcatcggcTCTTGCAGGGTGTGGTGCGACTGAATCTTTTATTGTAATGCCACTGGACTGCGCCTTCCTATGCACGCACTATAATAATacgttaaaatgaaaagaaaaagaaaaagaaaaaaaaaaaaaataacattatggAACAAGACAATTGCTCATTACTTTTAACGTCGATctcaattgtaaatattaaataggattctgtaatatcaatgattttatgaaaGCAGCATTTTCGTTCTGCtcaaaactaaaaaaagaaagaaaaagatatatatatatatatatgtatatatgtatatatatatgcatgtgtatatgtgcatgtatatataaatatatatttatatattatatatatatatacatatatatatatatatatatatatatatggtatggTAATTGATCGTGAGAgacgataaattttctttaattatcgtaataaacaTCGTGGCTGGatgtgtgaaaaaaaaaaaaaaaaaaaaatgagaaaaaagattaataatgacaCAGTGACATttctaagaataattttcgttaaCGAAACTCGCATCACGAAAGTTTTGTTATAATGAGAATTCAATGTAATAATACGTtctcaatttaatttataatctcttcttttttttttctctctttattttctttctttcgttctttatttttttttttttttttattttttatttttttatttatttattttttttttttttatcacttcgTTTCATGCGTAAGCTTCCAGCAATAGTTATGTCGTCGAACAATATGATACAAGTATATTCTCCGCGGATGTAACTATCAGAATTATTTTGTCGAGATATAttcatcgtatatacatacatcgttGAGGAAAAcgacaacaaaaaagaaaaaaaaaaaaaaaaggaaacgaaaaaaaaaacgaaaaaaaaaaaacaataaagtatTTTCTTCGCTCGTAACATAcaacagagagaaaacaaaacaaaaaaaaaaaaaaaaaaaaaaaagattatatgaaATTCGTACCTAAGCACATTCTCCTCTCTTCATAGGATCGACAAAAGTTGTGTAGTAAGAGATTTAATGTTTATCGATGCTGATCAACGTGCATGCGTTTTTAGAAATCATGACACCGTTAGATATATGCATTCACGCGGGATAAATACGCGACACCGGCCAAATTCTTCTAATCGTCAACAAAATCGTGGACCTGAAGGTAGCAATgttattaatggaaaaaaatatatgacgtaattaatttgtatttttagcaaaggaaaaaataaaaaaaaataaaaaaaaaaagaaaaaaaaaggaaaaaaaagaaagaatatgtaccaatcaaagaaaagagaaataaaataaaatgaaataaaaagtaaaattaagaaaagaaaaaaaacaaaaaaaagaagaggaaaaaaaaagaagacgtaAAAAACGTGTCGAGATGCGAAAAGAAATTGTACAGAATTTGTCACGTCGTTTATCgtggtattttttttataagtatacatcgagaaatacaaaatatcgGGCATGTTAAAGCAAactagcaaaaaaaaaaaaaagaaaaaaagaaaagaaaaacaaaacccAAAGCTTCTTCTCAAAGGGGTTACTCTTAAAATGCATACATATGAAAGTGCAGTATATTCGTGTGTATGTTGtgaaacaacaaaagaaaagaaaaaatgcaaaaaaaaaaaaaaagaaagaagagaaaaaagacaaaaaaaaaaaaaagaaaatggttgAATGAATGTGCCGGCCTAAAATCCTCACGCTATCTCTTAAAGAGTACTTTTTATATCAACGTGCCGATGTCCTTATATCTGCACTCCTCCGAAAACCTTATTAAATTGTACCCAGCGACACTAATTCTTGTAGTTCTCTTCAGCCTCCACCCAACAttcaccactaccaccatcacaCGATTTTGCTTTGTAAAACAtgttcgtaataaaaaaaaaacggaaaaaaattaataaaaagtaaaaaaaaaaaaaacagaaagaaatgcAAAGTATTCGATCATTCAATGCATCTTTAATTACTTCAAATCATTTCCAATGTCCGTGTTACGTGATCTATAATAATGCGTACAGCGAActgtttttaaaaaaaaagggattcTATGTATTTTGCGTTTTATATAATGACATaattattgtacatatatgatGATTACTAAAGTTATCGagatgcttttttttttttaattttttattacttaagCTCTTCCAgtcgatagaaataatgatagtatttttctttcgaaaaaggTACACGCACGCAAGGTATAAAATCCACGAAATTTTCACAACTTTTTCACCAAAACCCAAACATATTTATACGCTGACTGGAATCAGaataaaatggataaaatgattattcgcAATTCTTTCGAAAGGAAATGCGTCTAAGATTTTT
This DNA window, taken from Vespa crabro chromosome 24, iyVesCrab1.2, whole genome shotgun sequence, encodes the following:
- the LOC124432288 gene encoding protein yippee-like 1 isoform X1; its protein translation is MVKTFQAYLPSCHRTYSCIHCRAHLANHDELISKVSSLYQSFQGSQGRAYLFNSVVNVGCGPAEERVLLTGLHAVADIYCECCKTTLGWKYEHAFESSQKYKEGKFIIELAHMIKENGWE
- the LOC124432288 gene encoding protein yippee-like 1 isoform X2; translated protein: MVKTFQAYLPSCHRTYSCIHCRAHLANHDELISKSFQGSQGRAYLFNSVVNVGCGPAEERVLLTGLHAVADIYCECCKTTLGWKYEHAFESSQKYKEGKFIIELAHMIKENGWE